The following DNA comes from Papaver somniferum cultivar HN1 chromosome 4, ASM357369v1, whole genome shotgun sequence.
CGCTCAGTCTGTAATTGATTATTTACACAAGAAACAAGGTGAGAATCCTCAATTCTTTTATAGAGTCCGAGTTGATGAACATGGTAGAGCTGTTAATTTTTTTGGGTATATGCGAGATCACGTTTGTCATATGAACAATTCTGGGAGGTAGTTTTTTTCGACACTACGTATCGAACaaataaatatgagatgccgtTCGCACCATTGACGGGGGTAAATCACCATTATCAAACTATCCAGTTTGGGTGTGAACTTTTGCAGGATGAGACTGAACCTACATTTTTATGGTTGTTTAGTATCTGGCTTGAAGCTATGGGAGAACAACATCCTTTAGCCATCATAACTGATCAAGATTCTGCAACGGCTGGAGCTATAAAAAAGGTTTTTCCAAACACTCGCCACCATTTATGCCTTTGGCACATAAAGAAAAAATTCCCTGAAAAACTATCACACATTTATTTCAAGAAGTCCAAGTTCAAGGACGATATGAAAACATGTATTCATCATACTTATAAAGTACAAGAGTTTGAGGAAAGGTGGAAAAAGATGATCATGGAGTTTGGTTTAAGTGACAATGAATGGCTAACGGATTTATATGACATACAAGAATCATGGGTACCTGTATACCATAGAAATACATTTTATGCAGGTATGAATACAACAGGTCGCAGTGAAG
Coding sequences within:
- the LOC113272063 gene encoding protein FAR1-RELATED SEQUENCE 5-like; the protein is MRMRSNKCMPEGVKDLAEKFNIENLEVGKIPAILEGQNIGFNKRDCWNHLRNVRHKNLELGDAQSVIDYLHKKQGENPQFFYRVRVDEHGRAVNFFGYMRDHDETEPTFLWLFSIWLEAMGEQHPLAIITDQDSATAGAIKKVFPNTRHHLCLWHIKKKFPEKLSHIYFKKSKFKDDMKTCIHHTYKVQEFEERWKKMIMEFGLSDNEWLTDLYDIQESWVPVYHRNTFYAGMNTTGRSEGVNAFFKSFVSSKTNLRKFAVRYDQAVKEIVDKEDDEDLISEHTYRIIDERNLILKHGAQIYTRNIYNKY